TTGTGTGAGCAACATTACAGCAATTTAAATGAATTAATTGAAGGAAAAAAGATTTTTCTTATAACCGGTGAAAAAACAAAAAAGGATAAAAGAATTGAAATTTACATTGAAGGAGATATAATTGTTGCAACACCCCAGACAATAAAAAATGATATTGAATTAATTGATTTCAAAAAATTCAGTTTGACTGTTTTTGATGAAGCACATCGGGCAGTTGGAAATTATGCATATGTTGAAATAGGCAAGAAATGCATTGAAAATAATGTTCAAGTTCTTGCTTTAACTGCATCGCCTGGAAGCAATATTAAAAGACTGATGGAGGTAATAAAAAATCTTGGAATAGAGAATATAGAGGCAAGAACAGATGAGGATGAGGATGTTAAGCCATATGTTGGTGAAAGGAATATAAAATGGAAAATAGTTGAGATGCCAGAAGAAACAAAGGGAATTGTTAGAGATATAGATGATATGATAAATGATTTTTTTGTTGAAATGAATAAATATATAAAAATATCTTTTTCTCCAAAAAAGGTTACAAAAAAAATGCTTCTTAGTCTGCAAAATAGCCTGCAAAAAAGAATAAGTGGAGGAGGAAGCATATACAATGCAATAACAACAATAGCAACCATACTTAAGCTATATCATCTTAAGGAAATGCTTACAAGTCAGGGTATTGATTCAGCAAAAAATTATGTAAGAAAAATAGAGAAGGATTTTTCAAGATCAGGGAAGAAAATAAGGATGAATCAAAAATATATAAAGATAAGGAAGAAAATAATCAATGCGGTTGAAAATCCAAAACTTGAAATAACAAGAAGAATTGTAGAAAACCATCTTGCAAAAAATAGGAATGCACGCATAATAATATTTGCTGAATATCGCGATACAATAGAAACAATAATATCATATCTAAAAAAATATGGAATAGATTCTTTAAAGTTTATAGGTCAGGCAAAAAGCGAGGGAAATGGAATGAGCCAGGAAGAGCAAAAAGAAGTTATAAGTAAATTCAGAAAAGGCGAGTGCAACATTCTCGTCTCAACAAGTATAGGAGAGGAAGGCATAGATATTCCATCAACAAGCCTTGTAATTTTTTATGAGCCCGTGGCGAGCGCAATAAGGCACATCCAGCGGAGGGGGAGGACAGCTAGGGGCGGCATGCCGGGGGAAGTTGTAATAATTATAATGAAGGGTTCAAGAGATGAGGCATATTACTGGAGCAGTAAAAGAAAGGAAGAAAAGATGATGATGCAGATTAAAAGATTAGGGAATTTAATAAAGAAGAGAGAGATGGTGGGGCAGACAAAAATTGATTGGTTCCAATAAAAATTTAATATCTGAAATATATAATTTTATGAAAAAATATGCTTTGTTGATTGTATTTATTCTTCTGCTACCTGATGCAATTCCAGATGATTTCATCGTTGATGGAGGAAGCATACAGAGTGCAATAAATTCCGCAAAAGAGGGAGATACGATATTTATAAAAGAAGGAGTATATAGGGAAAATATAGTTGTTGATAAAAGTTTAAAAATTTATGGAATTGGTAGAGTGGTTATAGATGGATGCGGTAAAACTGCTATAAAAATAAAGGGAGATTTTGTAAGTATATCAAATATTGAATTTTTCAATTCAAGCGATGCAATAATTTTATTTGAAGGAGAGAATTGCTCAATTGAAAAATCAAAAATTTATAGAGGGAGATATGGAATAGTTGGGAATGCAACTTATATAAAAGATTGTGTAGTTTTTGAATGCGGCGGGGGCATTTCAGCAAACAACAGCTTTCTGGAAAATTGTGAGATATATAAATGCGGGATAGGTGTGGAGCTAATTCAAAAAAATAAAGTTTTAAACTGCAAGATTTATACTTGCGGGATCGGGGTATATGGAGAACAATCTTCAGAAAATATAATTGAAAAATGCAGTGTGTATAAATGCAACAATAATCAGGGAGAAATATTTTTTATAAATTCAATTTCAAATACAATAAAAGATTGTAATATAAGTTATGGAAGTTTTGGAATAAAAATTGTTTGCTCAAAAGAAATTGAAATAAAAGATTGCAGAATAATTGACAGCAGATATGGTTTAAAGCTCGAAGAATCTGAGGGTATAAAAGTGAATAAATGCCTTATAAAAAGCTGCAGATTTGGAGTATCGCTTGAAAAAAGCAGGAATATTTCAATAAATTACAATGACATAATTGAAAGTGAGATGTATTCAATAGAATCTTCCTATTCTTTCTGTGATGCAAGGAGAAATTACTGGGGAAAAATTTTTCCAAATAATTTTCATAGAAAATTAAGCATGATAAAATGCATTCCATGGCTTCTTGAGCCAATATATAAAGAGAACTTTTCCATGGAAATTTATAGAAGGGATGAAAAAAGAATTGATGAAATGAATAAAAAAATAGATTTTTTAAAAATTGAAACAGATGATTTTGACCCTCTGGTGGATATAAATGTGGGGGTGAAAATAGAAAGAATAAGGTTTCCAAAAAAAGAGAAATTTGAAATTTTAATAGATGGGAATAGAAATAGCAGTATATTTTATGGAGATGAAAATCCAGAAGTTATATTCTGGCAGAATGTCGACGATAAAAAGCAGTTTGTTGAAATTTCATTTATTTCAGATTTTAAAAGATTTAATATTTTTTATGATTTAGCAACTGGAAGCTGGTTTGGAGACGATTTTATCGGAGATGGGGATGGCTACGGGCATATAAGATTTTCAAATTATGAAATATGGTTTGATGTAACATATAATGATTATGATAATGATAGACTAACCTACTGGGAAGAAATAAATATCTATCATACAAATCCTTATGAAAGTGATTATGGAATTGATTATGATAATGATGGAGTTTCTATTGAATGGGAAGATAAATATGGCTATAGCCCTTTTTCAGCGGAAAATCATTCATTGCTTGACCCAGATAATGATGGGTTGAGCAATCTGGAGGAGTATTACATGAGATATAATTTATCTAATCCTTTTGCAAAAGATATTTTTATTGAAATAGATTATATGCCTCAATATAGAATATACAATGAAAGCATCCAGATGCTTTATGATGCTTTTTCAAAACATAACATAGCGCTCCATATTGAAGTTGATGATGAACTTCCATATTTTGAGAGGATATATTATAAGGAGGCAAGGGATTTTTACTGGAATTATTTTTTAAATTATGATGTAAATAATCCAAAACATGGAATATACCATTATATAATCCTTGTTGCATATGGTCCAGGGGCAAGAGGGGGAAACGCTTTTGTTGGTTTTGATAATTGTGATTCTATTTTACTTGCATGCCGGTATATAAATGATTGGAGGGTTGGAGAAAAGAGAAAGATAGCATATGCAAGCCTTCTAATGCATGAGTTGGGACATAATCTCGGGTTATTTGAAGATGATTTTGGAGGAATAGATAATGAAAGTTGCAACGCCCCCTGGCTGGCGGGCTACTGGAAATATGCAAATTATAAAAGTTGCCTAAATTACAGATATTCTTTTGAATTGATTGATTATTCGGATGGAGGAAATGGAATAAATGATTTCAACGACTGGGATAAAATAGATTTGTCGTTCTTTAAAAATTCTTACTATTATGAATAAGATAGAATGGCCCAAAAATCACATATATAATTGTTGAAAAAAGGAGAAGATAGATAAACTCTCTTAAACCAGTCATTGCAAGAAATATTATTATTACTGCAAAAATTGAGTTATATCTTTCAATTCTTGGATAGGGAATGCTTAAAACCATTAGGAAAGATAGTATTAAAAATGCTGTATATAAAAGAAATAATGGAAGATTTAAATAGGAAATGCAGAGCAATATTATCGCGCTGGCAGGTGTTGTGAGACCATTGAAAAAATTTTTTTCACCTATATGATATGAAATGAGATGGAGAATGCCAAAAATTAAAAAAATTGAGGAGAGAGAAAGAAAAATGGGATTAATTATTTTTATTTCGTATTTTAAAAAGGCAAAAATGCATGGAGAAACACAAAATGAAACAGTATCGGAAAATTCATCCATATATTTTCCAACAAAACTCCCAAATTTTCTTGCAACAATTCCATCCAAGCCATCGGCGAGAACCGATATTAAAATAAGAATAAAGGCAGTATAAAAACTCCCTTTAATTGAATAAAATATCGAAATTAAACCACTTATACCATTTATTATAGTGAATGAATCAGCAAATGATATTTTCCACATTATGCTATTTTTCAACATAAAAATGCCGCGGGAGGGGGTCGAACCCTCGACCTTGCGGTCTTCAGCCGCACGCTCTCCCAGCTGAGCTACCGCGGCTTTTTATGATTTCATCGAGCTTTGCCAATCTCTCGAGCGTTCTATTCAATATATTCTGGAAATGGTTTATAAATTCTTCTGTCTTATCTGTTGATGTTGCCCCGCTTGTTGTAGCCTTTATTAACCCGTTTTTTTCAAGAATTCTTAAAGAGTATCTTACTTTATGCGTTGGCAAACCTGTAAGGCTCGATATTTTTATTATCCCAACTGGTCCCTCATTTTTTACTATCAGTAGAACTTTCAGATGTCTTTCAACAACATCTATATTCTCCTGCAATTTTTCAACAAAGTTTTTTTCTTCCACGAACATAATAAAAAATTAATTAAAAATATTATGCTTTTTTAATTTCTATTTTGCAGGGCGTGGGAATTTTTGCATTTGCTCTTTTAAGAGCTTCTTTTGCCCCTTCTATATGTTCAGGATTTGTCCATATTGAAATTATTTTCTGCCCTTCCTTAACCTGAGCTGCGGTTCCAACAGGCTTGCCATATGATTTCCTCATTCCCTGCGAAACCCTGTCGGCGCCCGCACCTGTT
This genomic stretch from Thermoplasmatales archaeon harbors:
- a CDS encoding DEAD/DEAH box helicase family protein — translated: MEFIKIKNIKPNRIIAREYQINIFNSVINKNSLVVLPTGLGKTIIAIMLIAKKVEKGKVLFLAPTKPLCEQHYSNLNELIEGKKIFLITGEKTKKDKRIEIYIEGDIIVATPQTIKNDIELIDFKKFSLTVFDEAHRAVGNYAYVEIGKKCIENNVQVLALTASPGSNIKRLMEVIKNLGIENIEARTDEDEDVKPYVGERNIKWKIVEMPEETKGIVRDIDDMINDFFVEMNKYIKISFSPKKVTKKMLLSLQNSLQKRISGGGSIYNAITTIATILKLYHLKEMLTSQGIDSAKNYVRKIEKDFSRSGKKIRMNQKYIKIRKKIINAVENPKLEITRRIVENHLAKNRNARIIIFAEYRDTIETIISYLKKYGIDSLKFIGQAKSEGNGMSQEEQKEVISKFRKGECNILVSTSIGEEGIDIPSTSLVIFYEPVASAIRHIQRRGRTARGGMPGEVVIIIMKGSRDEAYYWSSKRKEEKMMMQIKRLGNLIKKREMVGQTKIDWFQ
- a CDS encoding CDP-alcohol phosphatidyltransferase family protein — its product is MLKNSIMWKISFADSFTIINGISGLISIFYSIKGSFYTAFILILISVLADGLDGIVARKFGSFVGKYMDEFSDTVSFCVSPCIFAFLKYEIKIINPIFLSLSSIFLIFGILHLISYHIGEKNFFNGLTTPASAIILLCISYLNLPLFLLYTAFLILSFLMVLSIPYPRIERYNSIFAVIIIFLAMTGLREFIYLLLFSTIIYVIFGPFYLIHNSKNF